One Planctomycetota bacterium genomic window carries:
- a CDS encoding methyltransferase gives MALAPFADILGADLSGVRGALLAAPYDLEKATRIDRAAVMMNALDMDAALEAVPGDEPGHIATRLFMLARAETAEALGRVFPTRDRDLLLSLGVLERDGARYRAGISILPMDEGLVTRDFNALIDKRPMRPDHVLGAGPSAQLLLGLTVRRPARRVLDLGVGQGVQSLAAAAHAGQVLGTDINPRALSAAALTAKLNDRANIALRQGSLFEPVAGEMFDLIVANPPFLIVPPSDLTAVAGRTEGDALVERIAREGPSHLDDGGWMCMMASWHHPTPETWVDKPRAWLDGHGCDVWVVAYDTHTPDECTMKFRLEFPDSPLGAIPRAEWLRYYERLGAAYITMGVFFVRRRRGANWTRLERTTPDFRRPGAGRVIEAVFDNEAFLAEHPAAALLERRATLLDSVEVEQRWRAAGDGGLEVASAIVRHVSSLQLPLNAAASVLRVLTQVDGERTLGEVLDIVADSLGTPRAALRAQGVSGLEVLARRGVFRLLAE, from the coding sequence ATGGCGCTGGCACCTTTCGCGGACATCTTGGGGGCGGACCTGTCGGGGGTTCGTGGAGCGCTGCTCGCGGCGCCGTACGACCTGGAGAAGGCGACGCGGATCGACCGTGCCGCGGTGATGATGAACGCGCTGGACATGGACGCGGCGCTGGAGGCCGTGCCGGGCGACGAGCCCGGGCACATCGCGACGCGCCTGTTCATGCTGGCGCGGGCGGAGACGGCGGAGGCGCTGGGTCGGGTTTTTCCCACCCGGGACCGCGACCTGCTGCTGTCGCTGGGCGTGCTCGAGCGCGACGGCGCGCGGTACCGGGCGGGCATCTCGATCCTGCCGATGGACGAGGGGCTCGTCACGCGCGACTTCAACGCGCTGATCGACAAGCGCCCGATGCGCCCGGATCATGTGCTCGGCGCCGGGCCCTCGGCGCAGCTCCTGCTGGGGCTCACCGTCCGGCGCCCCGCGCGCCGGGTGCTCGACCTGGGCGTGGGGCAAGGCGTGCAGAGCCTGGCGGCGGCGGCGCACGCGGGGCAGGTGCTGGGCACCGACATCAACCCCCGCGCGCTGTCGGCGGCGGCGCTGACGGCGAAACTGAACGACCGCGCGAACATCGCGCTGCGCCAGGGGAGCCTGTTCGAGCCCGTCGCGGGCGAGATGTTCGACCTCATCGTCGCGAACCCGCCGTTCCTGATCGTTCCGCCGTCGGACCTGACGGCCGTCGCGGGGCGGACGGAGGGCGACGCCCTGGTGGAGCGCATCGCGCGGGAAGGTCCGTCGCATCTCGACGACGGGGGCTGGATGTGCATGATGGCGAGCTGGCACCACCCGACGCCCGAGACGTGGGTCGACAAACCCCGCGCCTGGCTCGACGGGCACGGGTGCGACGTGTGGGTGGTGGCGTACGACACGCACACCCCGGACGAGTGCACGATGAAGTTCCGCCTGGAGTTCCCCGACAGCCCGCTGGGCGCCATCCCGCGCGCCGAGTGGCTGCGGTACTACGAGCGGCTCGGGGCGGCGTACATCACGATGGGGGTGTTCTTCGTGCGCCGCCGGCGCGGGGCGAACTGGACGCGACTGGAACGGACGACGCCGGACTTCCGGCGCCCCGGCGCGGGCCGCGTCATCGAGGCCGTCTTCGACAACGAGGCGTTCCTCGCCGAACACCCGGCGGCCGCGCTGCTCGAGCGGCGGGCGACGCTGCTGGACAGTGTCGAGGTCGAGCAGCGCTGGCGGGCGGCGGGGGACGGCGGGCTCGAGGTCGCCTCCGCGATCGTGCGCCACGTGTCGTCGTTGCAACTGCCTCTCAACGCGGCGGCGAGCGTGCTGCGCGTTCTCACGCAGGTCGACGGGGAGCGCACGCTGGGCGAGGTGCTCGACATCGTGGCGGACAGCCTGGGCACGCCCCGGGCCGCGCTGCGGGCGCAGGGCGTCTCGGGGCTGGAGGTCCTTGCGCGACGGGGCGTGTTCCGCCTGCTCGCGGAGTGA
- a CDS encoding efflux RND transporter periplasmic adaptor subunit, with protein MWKWLLIVFLLLVVGCVGSGYYLQSSGKLDELMKMVRPDLKPTEVRAVQAERGDLVRTVSAPGQVEPRVVVEISAQVSARIIALPFRENQQVRKGDVVVRLDARDLAALLDSAKAQLRSEEARLEGARAAEANARTEYDRRVELFATKDIAQSELDTARAELRRAESGLRVAEHAIEIARANIVRAEKDLDNTVITAPFDGVITTLNAEVGETVVVGTLNNPGSVIMEIADLGVMVLTARIDEANIAPVVEGQKARIFVNAYPERAFTGTVEKVGLKRLLDRDGTAYFEAEILVDLPEGVLLRSGLTANADIEVETFRDVVKVPSQGVLDRAREDLPSRVVEGNANIDASTKFARVVYIMKDGKAQPVPVQVGASDLTHTVVLAGLDAGTPVIVGPFKALVGLRHDQLVVEQKAPTPATATPADATASTQPQGAG; from the coding sequence GTGTGGAAGTGGCTGCTGATCGTGTTCCTGCTCCTGGTCGTCGGGTGCGTGGGGAGCGGGTATTACCTGCAGTCGTCGGGCAAGCTTGACGAACTCATGAAGATGGTGCGTCCGGACCTCAAGCCCACCGAGGTGCGGGCGGTGCAGGCGGAGCGCGGGGACCTGGTCCGGACGGTGTCGGCCCCGGGGCAGGTGGAGCCCCGCGTGGTGGTCGAGATCTCCGCGCAGGTGTCGGCCCGCATCATCGCCCTGCCCTTCCGCGAGAACCAGCAGGTCCGCAAGGGCGACGTGGTGGTGCGGCTGGACGCGCGCGACCTCGCCGCGCTGCTGGACTCCGCCAAGGCGCAGCTCCGCAGCGAGGAGGCGCGCCTCGAGGGCGCGCGGGCGGCCGAGGCCAACGCGCGGACGGAGTACGACCGGCGGGTCGAGCTCTTCGCCACCAAGGACATCGCGCAGAGCGAGCTGGACACGGCCCGGGCGGAGCTTCGCCGCGCCGAGAGCGGGCTGCGCGTCGCCGAGCACGCCATCGAGATCGCGCGGGCGAACATCGTCCGCGCCGAGAAGGACCTGGACAACACCGTCATCACGGCCCCCTTCGACGGGGTCATCACGACGCTCAACGCCGAGGTCGGCGAGACGGTGGTTGTCGGCACGCTGAACAACCCCGGGTCGGTCATCATGGAGATCGCCGACCTGGGGGTCATGGTGCTGACGGCACGCATCGACGAGGCGAACATCGCCCCGGTAGTGGAGGGGCAGAAGGCGCGGATCTTCGTCAACGCCTACCCCGAGCGCGCGTTCACGGGCACCGTCGAGAAGGTCGGTCTCAAGCGTCTGCTGGACCGCGACGGGACGGCGTACTTCGAGGCCGAGATCCTCGTGGACCTGCCCGAGGGCGTGCTGCTGCGCTCGGGGCTGACGGCGAACGCCGACATCGAGGTCGAGACGTTCCGCGACGTGGTGAAGGTGCCGAGCCAGGGCGTGCTGGACCGGGCGCGCGAGGACCTCCCGTCCCGCGTCGTGGAGGGGAACGCCAACATCGACGCGAGCACGAAGTTCGCGCGGGTCGTGTACATCATGAAGGACGGGAAGGCCCAGCCGGTGCCCGTGCAGGTCGGGGCCAGCGACCTCACGCACACGGTGGTCCTCGCGGGGCTCGACGCGGGCACGCCCGTCATCGTGGGCCCGTTCAAGGCGCTCGTCGGGCTGCGCCACGACCAGCTGGTCGTCGAGCAGAAGGCCCCCACCCCCGCGACGGCGACCCCGGCCGACGCCACCGCCTCGACACAACCGCAGGGCGCCGGATGA
- a CDS encoding ABC transporter ATP-binding protein, translated as MSTDVTIRLRDLHKVYRVGSERVHALRGVDLVIRRNEFVAIMGSSGSGKSTLMNILGCLDQPTKGEYELNGRKTEKMRAAQLARVRNEEIGFVFQSFELLPRATALKNVMLPLVYSRRNWLGAGRRARDVLRRVGLGERMTHRPNQLSGGQRQRVAIARALVNEPSILLADEPTGNLDSTTSEEIIALFRNLHAEGQTIVLVTHEEDVAGHALRIVRLRDGRIISDHPTGEDPIHQDYVRRSLEVAQRAASGAGDAGVTATAEGAP; from the coding sequence ATGAGCACGGACGTCACCATCCGGTTGCGCGACCTGCACAAGGTCTACCGCGTCGGGAGCGAGCGGGTGCACGCGCTGCGCGGCGTGGACCTGGTCATCCGGCGCAACGAGTTCGTGGCGATCATGGGCTCCAGCGGCTCGGGCAAGAGCACGCTCATGAACATCCTGGGCTGCCTCGACCAGCCCACCAAGGGCGAGTACGAGCTCAACGGGCGCAAGACCGAGAAGATGCGGGCCGCCCAGCTCGCGCGCGTGCGCAACGAGGAGATCGGGTTCGTCTTCCAGAGCTTCGAACTGCTGCCCCGCGCCACCGCGCTCAAGAACGTGATGCTCCCGCTGGTGTACTCGCGGCGCAACTGGCTGGGCGCCGGGCGACGGGCGCGCGACGTGCTCCGGCGCGTTGGGCTGGGCGAGCGCATGACGCACCGCCCGAACCAGCTCTCGGGCGGGCAGCGCCAGCGCGTCGCGATCGCGCGGGCGCTGGTGAACGAGCCGAGCATCCTGCTCGCCGACGAGCCCACGGGCAACCTCGACAGCACGACGAGCGAGGAGATCATCGCGCTCTTCCGCAACCTGCACGCCGAGGGGCAGACCATCGTGCTCGTGACGCACGAGGAGGACGTCGCGGGGCACGCCCTGCGGATCGTGCGCCTGCGCGACGGGCGGATCATCTCGGACCACCCGACCGGAGAAGACCCGATCCACCAGGACTACGTGCGGCGGTCGCTCGAGGTGGCGCAGCGGGCCGCGTCCGGGGCGGGAGACGCGGGCGTGACGGCGACGGCGGAGGGCGCCCCGTGA
- a CDS encoding ABC transporter permease, with product MILVRLLTQTVLLALGQMWSNKVRTFLTTLGIIIAVVAVVITVAAMVGLKQFVLDQFATIGANKVWIFPRRPPEARERFSFRQIRLTVEQVDGLLANCPSLMRLTPIMQLNPTVQAGERVRQGVLVQGIRPEWHEIEQRFVTQGRPFMRIDEDERRQVCLVNDKGIEELGLDTDPTGDFVLIEGRRFLIVGVVETKSLSPMFGGDEALTEIYIPFATGLMMRPEPGMYVVAQTHTPEMFDDAKAEVRFFMRRVRGLEPEDPDTFGVESIEQARSQFGTIAAAMTGAVGGLVGISLLVGGIGIMNIMLVSVSERTREIGLRKAVGARPEVVLLQFLVEAVTLCLVGGGIGLGIGQTLVLAMRMSGADAVKGAEIPAWAVVLAIGFSAGTGVIFGMFPAVKAARLDPIDALRHE from the coding sequence GTGATCCTCGTCCGCCTGCTTACGCAGACCGTGCTGCTGGCCCTGGGCCAGATGTGGTCGAACAAGGTCCGCACGTTCCTCACGACGCTGGGCATCATCATCGCCGTCGTCGCGGTGGTCATCACCGTCGCGGCGATGGTGGGCCTCAAGCAGTTCGTGCTCGACCAGTTCGCGACGATCGGCGCGAACAAGGTGTGGATCTTCCCGCGGCGGCCCCCCGAGGCGCGCGAGCGGTTCAGTTTCCGCCAGATCCGCCTCACCGTCGAGCAGGTGGACGGGCTGCTCGCCAACTGCCCGTCGCTCATGCGCCTGACGCCGATCATGCAGCTCAACCCGACGGTGCAGGCGGGCGAACGCGTGCGTCAGGGCGTGCTCGTGCAGGGCATCCGCCCGGAGTGGCACGAGATCGAGCAGCGGTTCGTGACCCAGGGCCGCCCGTTCATGCGGATCGACGAGGACGAACGACGCCAGGTGTGCCTCGTGAACGACAAGGGCATCGAGGAGCTCGGGCTCGACACCGACCCGACGGGCGACTTCGTGCTCATCGAGGGGCGCCGGTTCCTGATCGTCGGCGTGGTGGAGACCAAGAGCCTCTCGCCGATGTTCGGGGGCGACGAGGCGCTGACGGAGATCTACATCCCGTTCGCGACGGGGCTGATGATGCGCCCCGAGCCGGGGATGTACGTCGTGGCGCAGACGCACACGCCCGAGATGTTCGACGACGCCAAGGCCGAGGTACGATTCTTCATGCGCCGGGTGCGCGGGCTCGAGCCCGAGGACCCGGACACGTTCGGCGTGGAATCGATCGAGCAGGCGCGCAGCCAGTTCGGCACGATCGCGGCGGCGATGACCGGCGCGGTGGGCGGGCTGGTGGGCATCTCGCTGCTCGTGGGCGGCATCGGGATCATGAACATCATGCTGGTGTCGGTGAGCGAGCGGACGCGGGAGATCGGCCTGCGCAAGGCCGTGGGCGCGCGCCCCGAGGTCGTGCTGCTGCAGTTCCTGGTCGAGGCGGTGACGCTGTGCCTGGTGGGGGGCGGCATCGGGCTGGGGATCGGGCAGACGCTGGTGCTGGCGATGCGGATGTCGGGCGCGGACGCGGTGAAGGGGGCGGAGATCCCCGCGTGGGCCGTGGTGCTCGCGATCGGGTTCTCGGCGGGTACGGGCGTGATCTTCGGGATGTTCCCGGCGGTGAAGGCCGCACGCCTCGATCCCATCGACGCCCTCCGGCACGAGTAG
- a CDS encoding TolC family protein, producing MRGRTSGVVVVASLVVATGWLGSCGPNPFTRHEDDYARRVALERLRSIRETPLEGQRAPARDAADEQGRAAEIRERFAGREQMELGIEECRASTIEHNLDLKVALIDPTIARERVSEEDARFESAFTLRTTWNELDSPTASTLASAQSRTRTFVPGVRIPTRTGGTVSVDLPVTRNENDNAFSTLNPAYTSDLQFSVSHPLLRNAGRRANTAQLRILGYETQVSEARTKLEVIRQLAASDRAYWRLYQARRELEVSQQQFELAQEQLGRAERRVRAGALADIEVVRAQAGVADRLEAIIVAQNTVLLRQRELKRIINRPGLELESPTLVVPATPPDPVEYLLDRPVLVGAALDNRMEMLELELQLAADAVRIDFARNQALPLVTLDYTYRINGLGGSTQDTFRTLGDNDFEDWEIGLAAEIPLGNEGAKSRIRQAILSRLSRLGTREARERAIREEVLNAADSIDAGWQRILASRQSVILNTRALQSEQRQFDVGSSTSTDVLDAAARLADAQLSEVRALADYQIAQIDLAFASGTMLGASKVTWEFAPPPEVSRWGTEAEHAPPPQDGEE from the coding sequence ATGCGGGGACGAACGTCGGGCGTGGTGGTGGTCGCGTCGCTCGTGGTGGCGACGGGGTGGCTCGGGTCGTGCGGGCCGAACCCCTTCACGCGTCACGAGGACGACTACGCCCGGCGCGTGGCGCTCGAACGCCTCCGGAGCATCCGCGAGACGCCCCTGGAGGGCCAGCGGGCGCCGGCGCGTGACGCCGCCGACGAGCAGGGCCGCGCCGCCGAGATCCGCGAGCGGTTCGCGGGGCGCGAGCAGATGGAGCTGGGCATCGAGGAATGCCGCGCCTCGACGATCGAGCACAATCTCGATCTCAAGGTGGCGCTGATCGACCCGACGATCGCGCGGGAGCGGGTGAGCGAGGAGGACGCCCGCTTCGAGAGCGCCTTCACGCTGCGGACGACGTGGAACGAACTCGACTCGCCGACGGCGTCGACGCTCGCCTCGGCCCAGAGCCGCACCCGCACGTTCGTGCCCGGGGTCCGCATCCCGACGCGCACGGGCGGGACGGTGAGCGTGGACCTGCCCGTGACGCGCAACGAGAACGACAACGCCTTCTCGACGCTCAACCCGGCGTACACCTCGGACCTGCAGTTCTCCGTCAGCCACCCGCTGCTGCGCAACGCGGGGCGCCGGGCGAACACGGCCCAGCTCCGCATCCTGGGCTACGAGACGCAGGTCTCCGAAGCGCGGACGAAGCTGGAGGTCATCCGCCAACTGGCCGCGAGCGACCGGGCGTACTGGCGCCTCTACCAGGCCCGGCGCGAGCTGGAGGTGTCGCAGCAGCAGTTCGAGCTGGCGCAGGAGCAGTTGGGGCGTGCCGAGCGGCGTGTGCGCGCGGGGGCGCTGGCCGACATCGAGGTGGTGCGGGCGCAGGCGGGCGTGGCCGATCGGCTCGAGGCGATCATCGTGGCGCAGAACACGGTGCTGCTGCGCCAGCGCGAGCTCAAGCGGATCATCAACCGCCCGGGGCTGGAGCTCGAGTCGCCCACGCTGGTGGTGCCCGCGACGCCCCCGGACCCCGTAGAGTACCTGCTGGATCGCCCGGTGCTCGTCGGCGCGGCGCTCGACAACCGCATGGAGATGCTCGAGCTCGAGCTCCAGCTCGCGGCCGACGCGGTCCGCATCGACTTCGCCCGCAACCAGGCCCTCCCGCTCGTGACGCTCGACTACACCTACCGCATCAACGGTCTGGGCGGCAGCACGCAGGACACCTTCCGCACGCTCGGCGACAACGACTTCGAAGACTGGGAGATCGGGCTGGCGGCGGAGATCCCCCTGGGCAACGAGGGCGCCAAGTCGCGCATCCGCCAGGCGATCCTCTCGCGCCTCTCGCGCCTGGGCACGCGCGAGGCGCGCGAGCGCGCCATCCGCGAGGAGGTGCTCAACGCGGCCGACTCGATCGACGCCGGGTGGCAGCGCATCCTCGCGTCGCGCCAGTCGGTGATCTTGAACACCCGGGCGCTGCAGAGCGAGCAACGCCAGTTCGACGTGGGGAGCTCGACGAGCACCGACGTGCTCGACGCCGCGGCTCGCCTGGCCGACGCGCAACTCTCGGAGGTGCGGGCCCTGGCCGACTACCAGATCGCGCAGATCGACCTCGCGTTCGCGAGCGGGACGATGCTGGGGGCGAGCAAGGTGACGTGGGAGTTCGCGCCGCCGCCCGAGGTGAGCCGGTGGGGGACCGAGGCCGAGCACGCCCCGCCGCCCCAGGACGGGGAGGAGTAG
- a CDS encoding pyridoxal-phosphate dependent enzyme — protein MTIHPDILAAVGNTPLVRLNKVVGPNDATVLVKCEYMNPTGSVKDRMAVHVLNEAERQGLIRPGGTIVENTSGNTGQGVAMWAAVKGYRCVFTMPDKMSIEKVNMLKSFGAEVVITPTDVPGDSPQHYVETAKRIARETPNAFYLNQYHNPRNIDAHELSTGPELWRDTAGKFDVFVAGAGTGGTVSGVGRFLKKTAPHVRVVGVDPIGSIHYHYFYTKTMPTPHVYKVEGVGEDILCQAMDYSVVDEFHQVSDKESFTMARRLVREEGLFCGGSSGSNVHVAVKLAKQLGPGKTIVTILCDSGTRYITKFLQDSWMKDYGFMGGDYDLGLVEEILASRPPQKVITASDSTPVGQIIDLFKTHGVSQVPILDAAGHPVSMVHEVDVLRGLHGGKIDSSAPAKAIAHPIGGLIYPKARIEELFRIFETDQVGVVVDSGRIVGIVSKIDVLEFMSARGK, from the coding sequence ATGACGATCCACCCCGACATTCTCGCCGCCGTGGGCAACACCCCGCTCGTCCGCCTGAACAAGGTCGTCGGGCCGAACGACGCGACGGTGCTCGTGAAGTGCGAGTACATGAACCCGACCGGCTCGGTGAAGGACCGGATGGCGGTGCACGTGCTGAACGAGGCGGAGCGGCAGGGGCTGATCCGCCCGGGGGGCACGATCGTCGAGAACACGAGCGGGAACACCGGGCAGGGCGTGGCGATGTGGGCCGCCGTCAAGGGCTACCGCTGCGTCTTCACCATGCCCGACAAGATGAGCATCGAGAAGGTCAACATGCTCAAGAGCTTCGGGGCCGAGGTGGTCATCACGCCCACCGATGTGCCCGGCGACAGCCCGCAGCACTACGTGGAGACGGCCAAGCGCATCGCGCGCGAGACGCCCAACGCGTTCTACCTGAACCAGTACCACAACCCCCGCAACATCGACGCGCACGAGCTCTCGACCGGGCCCGAGCTGTGGCGCGACACCGCCGGCAAGTTCGACGTCTTCGTCGCCGGGGCGGGCACCGGTGGCACGGTCAGCGGCGTGGGGCGCTTCCTCAAGAAGACCGCCCCGCACGTCCGCGTCGTCGGCGTCGACCCCATCGGCTCCATCCACTACCACTACTTCTACACCAAGACCATGCCCACACCGCACGTCTACAAGGTCGAGGGCGTCGGCGAGGACATCCTCTGCCAGGCCATGGACTATTCCGTCGTCGACGAGTTCCACCAGGTCTCCGACAAGGAGTCCTTCACGATGGCCCGGCGCCTCGTGCGCGAGGAAGGCCTGTTCTGCGGCGGGTCCTCCGGCAGCAACGTCCACGTCGCGGTCAAGCTCGCCAAGCAACTGGGCCCCGGCAAGACCATCGTCACGATCCTGTGCGACAGCGGCACGCGCTACATCACCAAGTTCCTGCAGGACTCGTGGATGAAGGACTACGGCTTCATGGGGGGTGACTACGACCTCGGGCTCGTCGAGGAGATCCTCGCCTCGCGCCCGCCTCAGAAAGTCATCACCGCCTCCGACAGCACGCCCGTCGGGCAGATCATCGACCTCTTCAAGACGCACGGCGTGTCGCAGGTGCCGATCCTGGACGCCGCCGGACACCCCGTCTCGATGGTGCACGAGGTCGATGTGCTGCGCGGGCTGCACGGCGGGAAGATCGACAGCAGCGCCCCCGCCAAGGCGATCGCCCACCCCATCGGCGGGCTGATCTACCCCAAGGCCCGCATCGAGGAACTTTTCCGGATCTTCGAGACCGACCAGGTGGGCGTCGTGGTCGACTCCGGGCGCATCGTGGGCATCGTGAGCAAGATCGACGTGCTCGAGTTCATGTCCGCGCGCGGGAAGTGA
- a CDS encoding M60 family metallopeptidase, translating into MLSAARVLCAVLAALPGGAGAAQPSGETPALAAHRPTTQEADTAALRKGVRSIAAPGVPGPLVVFGPGAFAVVTGAEGKGVSMPVVVAARAGPGRVVAFGHTGCLDASALGVGDTGTLMRNAIAWAGVPQAAPKVGVILNPPLAEALARLGVDAVALPADWDRGPGALAGVDVLCVPTHALSAAQRDRVRRFIAGGGGVLASGLGWGWLQLNPDKAIREHPGNDLFEHIGIAWGDGTLDRTAPDGFRVDDAPLAPALHALRALDAFEHAASNAPHAPDQAKPDTQAAHALTAAVRVVPPNHAVLARTRRLLEGRTQALVPTQGSPLKASQSLERVLLALQVELEKQSRPEQVRAHPAAAHFPGEVPATTPRVQRTVRISTDVPGWHSTGLYAAPGDVVRVGVSTPAPGVRVRIGCHTDHLWHHDAWRRVPDISRVFALTGPSTRVASAFGGLVYIETPGRGGKTLDIEIVGAVAAPRFVRGQTTPAEWEALRERPGAWDAPWGELESSKVILSVPSAALRAIDDPEALMAFWDAISDAHATLATIPLDPPRPHRFVPDIQISAGYMHSGYPIMTHLDAVDDMTVLATLRAGSWGLLHELGHNHQEGDWTFEGTGEVTCNLFALHAIDTICAPPAASRGHPGVDAPPALAQHLAAGAPFEKWKADPFLALHMYVQLERAFGWDTFKAVFAAYRALPRDERPRSEMDKRDQWMVRFSRACGRNLGPFFQAWGVPTSDAARASIADLPAWMPEGWPGR; encoded by the coding sequence ATGCTGTCCGCCGCTCGCGTGCTCTGCGCCGTCCTCGCCGCGCTGCCCGGCGGTGCGGGCGCGGCCCAGCCATCGGGCGAGACGCCCGCGCTGGCCGCCCACCGCCCCACGACGCAGGAGGCCGACACCGCCGCGCTGCGAAAGGGAGTGCGCTCGATCGCCGCCCCGGGGGTGCCCGGGCCGCTCGTCGTCTTCGGCCCGGGGGCGTTCGCGGTCGTCACCGGCGCGGAGGGCAAGGGCGTGTCGATGCCGGTCGTGGTCGCGGCCCGCGCGGGGCCCGGGCGCGTGGTCGCGTTCGGGCACACGGGCTGCCTCGACGCGAGCGCCCTGGGCGTGGGCGACACCGGCACGCTGATGCGCAACGCGATCGCGTGGGCGGGCGTGCCGCAGGCGGCGCCAAAGGTGGGCGTGATCCTGAACCCGCCGCTGGCCGAGGCGCTGGCGCGCCTGGGTGTCGATGCCGTCGCCCTGCCCGCCGATTGGGATCGCGGGCCCGGCGCGCTCGCGGGCGTCGATGTGCTGTGCGTGCCGACGCACGCGCTCTCCGCGGCGCAGCGCGACCGCGTCCGACGCTTCATCGCGGGGGGCGGCGGGGTGCTGGCCTCGGGGCTCGGCTGGGGCTGGCTGCAACTGAACCCGGACAAGGCCATCCGCGAGCACCCGGGAAATGACCTCTTCGAGCACATCGGCATCGCCTGGGGCGACGGCACGCTCGATCGCACCGCGCCGGACGGCTTTCGCGTCGACGACGCGCCGCTCGCGCCCGCCCTGCACGCCCTCCGCGCGCTCGACGCCTTCGAGCACGCCGCATCCAACGCCCCGCACGCCCCGGACCAGGCCAAGCCCGACACGCAGGCGGCCCACGCGCTGACGGCGGCGGTGCGCGTCGTGCCCCCGAACCACGCGGTGCTGGCGCGCACCCGGCGTCTGCTGGAAGGCCGCACGCAGGCGCTGGTGCCGACGCAGGGCTCGCCGCTGAAGGCCTCGCAATCGCTGGAGCGGGTGCTGCTGGCGCTGCAGGTGGAGTTGGAGAAGCAGAGCCGCCCCGAGCAGGTGCGGGCCCACCCCGCCGCGGCACACTTCCCGGGCGAGGTGCCGGCGACTACCCCGCGTGTGCAGCGCACGGTGCGGATCAGCACGGACGTGCCGGGGTGGCACTCGACGGGCCTGTACGCCGCCCCGGGCGACGTGGTGCGTGTCGGCGTCTCGACGCCCGCGCCCGGCGTGCGCGTGCGCATCGGTTGTCACACCGACCACCTGTGGCACCACGACGCGTGGCGTCGCGTGCCCGACATCTCGCGGGTCTTTGCGCTGACGGGCCCGTCGACCCGCGTCGCGAGCGCATTCGGCGGGCTGGTCTACATCGAAACGCCGGGACGCGGCGGGAAAACGCTCGACATCGAGATCGTGGGCGCGGTCGCCGCTCCGCGCTTCGTGCGGGGCCAGACCACGCCCGCCGAGTGGGAGGCGCTGCGCGAGCGCCCGGGCGCGTGGGACGCCCCGTGGGGCGAACTCGAATCGTCGAAGGTCATCCTCAGCGTGCCGAGCGCCGCGCTGCGCGCGATCGACGATCCCGAGGCGCTCATGGCCTTCTGGGACGCCATCTCCGACGCCCACGCCACGCTCGCGACGATCCCGCTCGACCCGCCCCGCCCCCACCGCTTCGTGCCCGACATCCAGATCAGCGCCGGGTACATGCACAGCGGCTACCCCATCATGACCCACCTGGACGCCGTCGACGACATGACGGTCCTCGCCACGCTGCGCGCGGGCTCGTGGGGCCTGCTGCACGAGTTGGGGCACAACCACCAGGAGGGCGACTGGACGTTCGAGGGCACGGGCGAGGTGACGTGCAATCTCTTCGCCCTGCACGCCATCGACACGATCTGCGCACCCCCCGCCGCGAGCCGCGGGCACCCGGGCGTGGACGCCCCGCCCGCGCTGGCGCAGCACCTGGCGGCGGGCGCGCCGTTCGAGAAATGGAAGGCCGACCCGTTCCTCGCGCTGCACATGTACGTGCAACTCGAGCGCGCGTTCGGGTGGGACACCTTCAAAGCGGTCTTCGCGGCGTACCGCGCGCTGCCCCGCGACGAGCGCCCGCGCAGCGAGATGGACAAGCGCGACCAGTGGATGGTCCGCTTCAGCCGCGCGTGCGGGCGCAACCTCGGGCCCTTCTTCCAGGCCTGGGGCGTGCCCACCAGCGACGCCGCCCGCGCGTCGATCGCCGACCTGCCGGCGTGGATGCCCGAGGGCTGGCCCGGGCGGTAG